Proteins from a genomic interval of Siniperca chuatsi isolate FFG_IHB_CAS linkage group LG10, ASM2008510v1, whole genome shotgun sequence:
- the mipa gene encoding major intrinsic protein of lens fiber a — MWEFRSMSFWRAVFAEFYGTMFFVFFGLGAALRWTTGPHNVLHVAFCFGLAAATLIQSIGHISGGHINPAVTFAYLIGSQMSLFRAFFYIIAQCLGALAGAAVLYGVTPNNMRGNLALNTLQPGISLGMATTMEVFLTLQLVVCIFAVTDERRNGRLGSAALAIGFSVLMGHLLGMYYTGAGMNPARSFAPAVLIRNFVNHWVYWVGPMIGGAMGALLYDFMLFPRMRGLSERLATLKGTRPPEAEGQQETRGEPIELKTQAL; from the exons ATGTGGGAGTTCAGGTCCATGTCTTTCTGGCGGGCGGTGTTCGCCGAGTTCTATGGCACCATGTTCTTTGTATTCTTTGGGCTGGGGGCAGCCCTCCGCTGGACCACCGGGCCCCATAATGTCCTCCATGTTGCCTTCTGCTTTGGGCTGGCGGCTGCCACCCTCATCCAGTCCATCGGCCACATCAGTGGAGGACACATCAACCCAGCTGTTACCTTTGCCTACCTGATTGGCTCCCAGATGTCCCTGTTCCGTGCTTTCTTTTACATCATAGCCCAGTGTCTCGGAGCACTGGCTGGTGCTGCCGTGCTCTACGGGGTCACGCCCAACAACATGAGGGGAAACCTTGCACTCAACACG CTGCAGCCAGGCATCAGCCTGGGCATGGCCACCACCATGGAGGTCTTCCTCACCCTGCAGCTTGTCGTTTGCATCTTTGCCGTAACTGATGAGAGGCGCAACGGACGCCTTGGATCTGCTGCCCTGGCCATAGGCTTCTCTGTGCTCATGGGGCATCTTCTCGGG ATGTACTACACTGGAGCAGGAATGAACCCAGCAAGGTCCTTCGCCCCTGCTGTCCTTATCAGGAATTTTGTCAACCACTGG GTATACTGGGTGGGACCCATGATTGGTGGTGCCATGGGTGCTCTGCTGTATGACTTCATGCTGTTCCCCCGCATGCGCGGCCTATCCGAGAGGCTCGCCACACTGAAGGGCACCCGGCCCCCAGAGGCTGAGGGCCAGCAGGAGACCAGGGGAGAGCCCATCGAGCTCAAGACACAGGCCCTATAA
- the ptges3a gene encoding prostaglandin E synthase 3 isoform X2, translating to MQPAAAKWYDRRDSVFVEFCVEDSKDVQVNFDKSKFDFNCFSGTDNIKHQNTVDLFGEIDPKGSKHRRTDRSVLCCLRKAEAGKSWPRLTKDKTKCNWLSVDFNNWKDWEDDSDEDLSSFDKFSEMMNSMGGDDLPDLDGADEEHDSADSDDEKMPDLE from the exons AT GCAGCCTGCAGCAGCTAAGTGGTATGACAGACGAGACTCTGTCTTCGTAGAGTTCTGCGTGGAGGACAGTAAAGATGTGCAAGTAAATTTCGACAAGTCCAAATTTGATTTCAA CTGTTTCAGTGGAACAGATAATATCAAACACCAGAATACAGTGGACCTTTTTGGGGAGATTGACCCCAAA GGATCCAAACACAGACGCACTGACaggtctgtgttgtgttgtttacGAAAAGCAGAGGCTGGGAAATCATGGCCACGACTTACCAAAGACAAGACAAAG TGCAACTGGCTGAGTGTGGACTTCAATAATTGGAAAGACTGGGAAGATGACTCAGATGAGGACTTGTCAAGTTTTGACAAATTCTCAGAG ATGATGAACAGCATGGGAGGGGATGATCTACCTGATTTAGATGGTGCAGATGAGGag CATGATTCTGCAGACAGCGACGATGAAA AAATGCCCGACCTTGAGTAG
- the ptges3a gene encoding prostaglandin E synthase 3 isoform X1, translating into MKRQPAAAKWYDRRDSVFVEFCVEDSKDVQVNFDKSKFDFNCFSGTDNIKHQNTVDLFGEIDPKGSKHRRTDRSVLCCLRKAEAGKSWPRLTKDKTKCNWLSVDFNNWKDWEDDSDEDLSSFDKFSEMMNSMGGDDLPDLDGADEEHDSADSDDEKMPDLE; encoded by the exons ATGAAACG GCAGCCTGCAGCAGCTAAGTGGTATGACAGACGAGACTCTGTCTTCGTAGAGTTCTGCGTGGAGGACAGTAAAGATGTGCAAGTAAATTTCGACAAGTCCAAATTTGATTTCAA CTGTTTCAGTGGAACAGATAATATCAAACACCAGAATACAGTGGACCTTTTTGGGGAGATTGACCCCAAA GGATCCAAACACAGACGCACTGACaggtctgtgttgtgttgtttacGAAAAGCAGAGGCTGGGAAATCATGGCCACGACTTACCAAAGACAAGACAAAG TGCAACTGGCTGAGTGTGGACTTCAATAATTGGAAAGACTGGGAAGATGACTCAGATGAGGACTTGTCAAGTTTTGACAAATTCTCAGAG ATGATGAACAGCATGGGAGGGGATGATCTACCTGATTTAGATGGTGCAGATGAGGag CATGATTCTGCAGACAGCGACGATGAAA AAATGCCCGACCTTGAGTAG
- the LOC122883002 gene encoding LOW QUALITY PROTEIN: metallothionein-like (The sequence of the model RefSeq protein was modified relative to this genomic sequence to represent the inferred CDS: inserted 1 base in 1 codon): MDHYDVFKTGISNCRRSCXITNCSCATCKKNCCSCYLSGCSNHSSGCVCKGMNCNTSCCR; encoded by the exons ATGGACCATTATGACGTCTTCAAGACTGGAATCAGCAACTGCAGAAGATCCT TGATCACAAACTGCTCCTGCGCCACCTGCAAAAAAAACTGCTGCTCATGCTACCTGTCCGGCTGTAGCAATCATTCTTCTGGCTGCGTGTGCAAAGGGATGAACTGCAACACCAGCTGCTGTCGTTGA
- the dtx3 gene encoding probable E3 ubiquitin-protein ligase DTX3 isoform X1 — protein MGSQVSSDEMSVRAGQGSDEVLVSQAVWDYLAAAGRPWLIDFQHKQGMSAGIIRRGERGGCCAVRLQPVEGSRSTGAGVMDGPISSETRKAFIDLCRCARKEMSKQEGGPKRKRALLPCVGVLEPNGEGSLLQPPPPQPRRSQRQQQRFRKPADEEACAMLHEAAQRKDMDSSLASHNEAEDNKTCSICMGDIVEKTILERCGHSFCHSCLDQAFKVKKACPVCRLVYGQLIGNQPANGTMIVERDPDLELPGHEGYGCICIIYSFPPGLQAPEHPNPGVRYPGTDRVAYLPDSPEGNRVLGLLRRAFEQRLIFTIGTSMTTGMQNVITWNDIHHKTSIWGGPRCFGYPDPTYLVRVTEELREKGITAD, from the exons ATGGGATCACAAG TTTCCTCTGATGAGATGAGTGTGCGTGCTGGCCAGGGCAGTGATGAGGTGCTGGTTTCACAGGCAGTGTGGGATTACCTGGCTGCAGCTGGGCGGCCCTGGCTCATTGACTTCCAGCACAAGCAGGGGATGAGCGCTGGTATCATTAGGCGAGGAGAAAGGGGGGGCTGCTGCGCCGTGAGGCTGCAGCCGGTGGAAGGCTCCAGGAGCACTGGAGCTGGGGTGATGGATGGACCCATTTCCAGCGAGACACGAAAAGCCTTCATTGACTTATGCCGCTGTGCCCGCAAAGAAATGAGCAAACAGGAGGGGGGACCCAAGAGGAAGAGGGCTCTGCTGCCCTGTGTGGGAGTCCTGGAGCCGAATGGAGAGGGGAGCCTGCTTCAGCCTCCACCTCCCCAGCCTCGGCGCTCccagagacagcagcagaggTTCAGGAAGCCTGCTGATGAGGAGGCCTGCGCCATGCTCCACGAGGCAGCCCAGAGGAAGGACATGGACTCCAGCTTGGCTTCCCATAATGAAGCAGAGGACAACAAAACGTGTTCAATCTGCATGGGGGACATAGTGGAGAAGACTATCCTGGAGAGGTGTGGCCATTCGTTCTGTCACTCTTGCCTGGATCAAGCCTTTAAGGTGAAGAAAGCGTGTCCTGTGTGTCGGCTAGTGTACGGCCAGTTGATTGGGAACCAGCCTGCTAATGGTACAATGATCGTAGAACGAGACCCTGATCTGGAGCTTCCTGGCCATGAAGGCTATGGGTGTATCTGCATCATCTACAGCTTCCCTCCTGGCCTACAGGCG CCAGAGCATCCCAACCCAGGTGTTCGGTACCCAGGAACTGACCGTGTGGCCTACCTCCCTGACAGTCCTGAGGGGAACCGTGTGCTGGGCCTGCTGCGCCGGGCCTTCGAACAGCGCCTTATCTTCACCATCGGTACCTCCATGACTACGGGCATGCAAAATGTCATCACCTGGAATGACATTCACCACAAGACCTCAATATGGGGCGGGCCCCGCTG TTTTGGCTACCCAGACCCCACTTACCTGGTGCGAGTGACAGAGGAGCTCAGAGAGAAAGGCATCACGGCGGACTGA
- the dtx3 gene encoding probable E3 ubiquitin-protein ligase DTX3 isoform X3, translated as MGSQVSSDEMSVRAGQGSDEVLVSQAVWDYLAAAGRPWLIDFQHKQGMSAGIIRRGERGGCCAVRLQPVEGSRSTGAGVMDGPISSETRKAFIDLCRCARKEMSKQEGGPKRKRALLPCVGVLEPNGEGSLLQPPPPQPRRSQRQQQRFRKPADEEACAMLHEAAQRKDMDSSLASHNEAEDNKTCSICMGDIVEKTILERCGHSFCHSCLDQAFKVKKACPVCRLVYGQLIGNQPANGTMIVERDPDLELPGHEGYGCICIIYSFPPGLQAVSRRRTCADADSRASQPRCSVPRN; from the exons ATGGGATCACAAG TTTCCTCTGATGAGATGAGTGTGCGTGCTGGCCAGGGCAGTGATGAGGTGCTGGTTTCACAGGCAGTGTGGGATTACCTGGCTGCAGCTGGGCGGCCCTGGCTCATTGACTTCCAGCACAAGCAGGGGATGAGCGCTGGTATCATTAGGCGAGGAGAAAGGGGGGGCTGCTGCGCCGTGAGGCTGCAGCCGGTGGAAGGCTCCAGGAGCACTGGAGCTGGGGTGATGGATGGACCCATTTCCAGCGAGACACGAAAAGCCTTCATTGACTTATGCCGCTGTGCCCGCAAAGAAATGAGCAAACAGGAGGGGGGACCCAAGAGGAAGAGGGCTCTGCTGCCCTGTGTGGGAGTCCTGGAGCCGAATGGAGAGGGGAGCCTGCTTCAGCCTCCACCTCCCCAGCCTCGGCGCTCccagagacagcagcagaggTTCAGGAAGCCTGCTGATGAGGAGGCCTGCGCCATGCTCCACGAGGCAGCCCAGAGGAAGGACATGGACTCCAGCTTGGCTTCCCATAATGAAGCAGAGGACAACAAAACGTGTTCAATCTGCATGGGGGACATAGTGGAGAAGACTATCCTGGAGAGGTGTGGCCATTCGTTCTGTCACTCTTGCCTGGATCAAGCCTTTAAGGTGAAGAAAGCGTGTCCTGTGTGTCGGCTAGTGTACGGCCAGTTGATTGGGAACCAGCCTGCTAATGGTACAATGATCGTAGAACGAGACCCTGATCTGGAGCTTCCTGGCCATGAAGGCTATGGGTGTATCTGCATCATCTACAGCTTCCCTCCTGGCCTACAGGCGGTGAGTAGACGAAGAACATGTGCAGATGCAGACT CCAGAGCATCCCAACCCAGGTGTTCGGTACCCAGGAACTGA
- the dtx3 gene encoding probable E3 ubiquitin-protein ligase DTX3 isoform X2, whose amino-acid sequence MSVRAGQGSDEVLVSQAVWDYLAAAGRPWLIDFQHKQGMSAGIIRRGERGGCCAVRLQPVEGSRSTGAGVMDGPISSETRKAFIDLCRCARKEMSKQEGGPKRKRALLPCVGVLEPNGEGSLLQPPPPQPRRSQRQQQRFRKPADEEACAMLHEAAQRKDMDSSLASHNEAEDNKTCSICMGDIVEKTILERCGHSFCHSCLDQAFKVKKACPVCRLVYGQLIGNQPANGTMIVERDPDLELPGHEGYGCICIIYSFPPGLQAPEHPNPGVRYPGTDRVAYLPDSPEGNRVLGLLRRAFEQRLIFTIGTSMTTGMQNVITWNDIHHKTSIWGGPRCFGYPDPTYLVRVTEELREKGITAD is encoded by the exons ATGAGTGTGCGTGCTGGCCAGGGCAGTGATGAGGTGCTGGTTTCACAGGCAGTGTGGGATTACCTGGCTGCAGCTGGGCGGCCCTGGCTCATTGACTTCCAGCACAAGCAGGGGATGAGCGCTGGTATCATTAGGCGAGGAGAAAGGGGGGGCTGCTGCGCCGTGAGGCTGCAGCCGGTGGAAGGCTCCAGGAGCACTGGAGCTGGGGTGATGGATGGACCCATTTCCAGCGAGACACGAAAAGCCTTCATTGACTTATGCCGCTGTGCCCGCAAAGAAATGAGCAAACAGGAGGGGGGACCCAAGAGGAAGAGGGCTCTGCTGCCCTGTGTGGGAGTCCTGGAGCCGAATGGAGAGGGGAGCCTGCTTCAGCCTCCACCTCCCCAGCCTCGGCGCTCccagagacagcagcagaggTTCAGGAAGCCTGCTGATGAGGAGGCCTGCGCCATGCTCCACGAGGCAGCCCAGAGGAAGGACATGGACTCCAGCTTGGCTTCCCATAATGAAGCAGAGGACAACAAAACGTGTTCAATCTGCATGGGGGACATAGTGGAGAAGACTATCCTGGAGAGGTGTGGCCATTCGTTCTGTCACTCTTGCCTGGATCAAGCCTTTAAGGTGAAGAAAGCGTGTCCTGTGTGTCGGCTAGTGTACGGCCAGTTGATTGGGAACCAGCCTGCTAATGGTACAATGATCGTAGAACGAGACCCTGATCTGGAGCTTCCTGGCCATGAAGGCTATGGGTGTATCTGCATCATCTACAGCTTCCCTCCTGGCCTACAGGCG CCAGAGCATCCCAACCCAGGTGTTCGGTACCCAGGAACTGACCGTGTGGCCTACCTCCCTGACAGTCCTGAGGGGAACCGTGTGCTGGGCCTGCTGCGCCGGGCCTTCGAACAGCGCCTTATCTTCACCATCGGTACCTCCATGACTACGGGCATGCAAAATGTCATCACCTGGAATGACATTCACCACAAGACCTCAATATGGGGCGGGCCCCGCTG TTTTGGCTACCCAGACCCCACTTACCTGGTGCGAGTGACAGAGGAGCTCAGAGAGAAAGGCATCACGGCGGACTGA
- the LOC122883179 gene encoding probable E3 ubiquitin-protein ligase DTX3 has protein sequence MENAPNRHSDVVLKSTEDCAICLDKIQEKKTLKCFHSFCSECIDSVFKFKPACPICNTYHGEHTGTQPEGTMTVTRSWQRLPGFEHCGSIIIQYIFPAGIQGPEHPNPGVRYSSTSRIAFLPACEEGEKVLKLLRKAFDRRLTFTIGRSVTTGLNNVITWNDIHHKTNIGGGPQSFGYPDPEYLFRVQEELRRNGVTEDD, from the exons ATGGAAAACGCACCAAACAGGCACTCTGATGTCGTCCTTAAAAGTACGGAAGACTGCGCCATTTGCTTGGACAAAATTCAGGAGAAGAAAACGTTAAAGTGCTTCCACTCTTTTTGCTCAGAGTGTATCGACTCTGTTTTCAAGTTTAAGCCAGCTTGTCCGATATGCAACACCTACCACGGAGAGCACACGGGGACCCAGCCGGAGGGCACGATGACGGTGACGCGAAGCTGGCAGCGCCTGCCTGGCTTTGAGCACTGCGGATctattattatacagtacatttttccaGCAGGGATACAAGGG CCTGAGCATCCAAACCCTGGGGTGAGGTACAGCAGCACCTCTCGTATTGCCTTCCTGCCAGCCTGCGAGGAAGGTGAGAAAGTCCTGAAACTGCTGAGGAAAGCCTTCGACAGGAGACTCACCTTCACCATTGGGCGATCTGTTACCACAGGCCTCAACAATGTCATCACCTGGAACGACATCCACCACAAGACCAACATAGGAGGTGGTCCACAAAG ttttGGATATCCAGATCCAGAATATTTGTTCAGGGTTCAAGAGGAACTTCGTCGTAATGGAGTGACAGAGGATGACTGA